In Quercus robur chromosome 11, dhQueRobu3.1, whole genome shotgun sequence, the following proteins share a genomic window:
- the LOC126705327 gene encoding uncharacterized protein LOC126705327, with amino-acid sequence MVASLLAELNDCALQGLVNTFVDNWPQYEHRICCRHLYQNLRKNHPGVIIRDLFWKAAKATYRQAFERAMNELKEVDEDAFKWLQSQSTTIWARHMFKSDGQSDMVLNNMCESFNSTIVKFRSKPIITMLECIRLYLITRFQANREMITKVESELCPKIRKRLYKEKLACSKWIACWAGHMKFEVKNGLESFIVDLEEKKCSCRRWDIVGIPCCHAISCIFFNREDAEKYVNACYKRTTYIDCYEPIIEPINGQNMCGPTGLPPVQPPIKRRPPGRPKKKRALEPDEPRSHRKKRGLGISKQCKLCGKLGHNKKSCKGEVGGNSSLPGSASQASGTTRRAAKDAQPTVHRAQPSSNDDVTTSAPPTPTDNQSNRRPKKQRKRSAVTTETLNATGNAARYMAAMRSAKR; translated from the exons ATGGTAGCTTCATTGCTTGCTGAATTAAATGATTGTGCTTTGCAAGGGTTGGTGAACACCTTTGTTGACAATTGGCCACAGTACGAGCACAGGATCTGCTGCAGacatttatatcaaaatttgaggaaaaatcaTCCTGGTGTCATTATTAGAGACCTTTTTTGGAAAGCAGCCAAGGCTACCTATCGGCAAGCATTTGAGAGGGCAATGAATGAGCTAAAAGAGGTGGATGAAGATGCATTCAAATGGCTGCAATCTCAGTCAACAACTATCTGGGCTAGGCACATGTTCAAAAGTGATGGGCAGAGTGACATGGTCTTGAACAACATGTGTGAAAGCTTCAACAGCACGATAGTTAAGTTCAGGAGCAAACCTATAATCACCATG CTTGAGTGTATTAGGCTATATCTGATTACTAGATTTCAAGCAAACAGAGAAATGATTACGAAGGTGGAATCTGAGTTGTGTCCTAAGATAAGGAAGAGGCTGTACAAGGAGAAGTTGGCATGCAGCAAGTGGATAGCATGTTGGGCTGGTCATATGAAGTTTGAAGTGAAGAATGGGCTTGAGAGTTTCATTGTGGACTTGGAAGAGAAGAAATGCAGCTGTAGGAGGTGGGACATAGTTGGCATACCATGTTGCCATGCCATTTCTTGCATATTTTTCAACAGAGAAGATGCTGAAAAGTATGTCAATGCTTGCTACAAAAGGACTACCTACATTGATTGCTATGAACCCATTATAGAGCCCATCAATGGCCAGAATATGTGCGGTCCTACTGGACTGCCACCTGTGCAACCCCCTATCAAGAGGAGACCTCCTGGCAGGCCTAAGAAGAAGAGGGCACTGGAGCCTGATGAACCTAGAAGTCACAGGAAAAAAAGAGGCCTAGGCATCTCAAAACAATGCAAGTTATGTGGGAAATTAGGACACAACAAGAAGAGCTGCAAGGGAGAAGTAGGAGGGAACTCCTCCTTGCCTGGGAGTGCATCCCAAGCCAGTGGGACCACTAGAAGG GCAGCCAAGGATGCTCAGCCAACAGTACACAGGGCACAACCAAGCTCTAATGATGATGTGACCACAAGTGCACCTCCAACCCCCACTGATAACCAGTCCAATCGAAGACCAAAAAAACAGAGGAAGAGAAGTGCAGTCACTACTGAAACCTTGAATGCAACTGGGAATGCAGCAAGATATATGGCAGCAATGAGATCTGCTAAAAGATAG